ttaaaaaaaaaaaactcttaaaagaACGGTCTAGCCGAAATGTGTTCATGCAATGCCTAATTGCCTATGCCGCAAGGTTTATTCTGATAAAATCAAGTAGGCGTCTTTGGCTTTTCCCCATCTTGAGAGAGCAAAATCCTGGATTGTTGCTGATGATATCAAAGAACATATCATACAAATATATAAACCGGAAATATTTTTCTGTCACAACTAAGATAATCCGACcagctaaataaataaattaattaaatccttgTAACCCAAATGTTGACTATCATTTCCTCATAACAGAATCAGCCCTGTCAAGACCCCAAAAATCAACCCCAAACTACCCCTCAAATTCACACCACCAGTGCTAGTTGGAGCCACCGCAGGACCTCCAAATTCTACCGGAGAAGGTGCTGGAGAAACACTCATGAAATGGCTTCTCATTGACATAACCACAGTAATTAACTTTTGTCCCTGCTCACAATGCCCATCAGCTCCACTTATGAAGTAGTATGGCCCTGACTTGTCAAGCTTCACCTTTGTGTTACCATCCTTGTATGTAACTAGAGGACTTGATGTATTACAGGTTTCATAATCCTTTTTAATCACTTGAAGTACCGAGTCCTTTTTGGGATCATAAGCCCAAACTGTGCAAAGAAAAAGGGTTAAACAAAACTCGGACAATAAAATcgaaaatttgaaagaaatagagAAACCCCATGATGGAAAAGGGGCTTAAAATTGAATTGTCGTTTATGAATATGTACCTAGTGTGTCTCCAACTCGGAAACGTGAAGCCT
The Populus nigra chromosome 3, ddPopNigr1.1, whole genome shotgun sequence genome window above contains:
- the LOC133690166 gene encoding early nodulin-like protein 15 codes for the protein MASHKAALLSSILIVSLFVTFTEARDIMVGGKNYSWKIPSSESDSLNKWAEASRFRVGDTLVWAYDPKKDSVLQVIKKDYETCNTSSPLVTYKDGNTKVKLDKSGPYYFISGADGHCEQGQKLITVVMSMRSHFMSVSPAPSPVEFGGPAVAPTSTGGVNLRGSLGLIFGVLTGLILL